A single region of the Bacillus cereus genome encodes:
- a CDS encoding LytR/AlgR family response regulator transcription factor, with amino-acid sequence MKILLIMEETEERRKLVEYFTENIRNVECFEARTGTESLLIMKKHTPDFVFLNSQLVDGTGFEYSSLLREVNCYTKFIFIGEDIEETITAFRFQAFYYLLQPFREEDLQFILYKMGKEKSEKAKSHLRKLPIEGHEGIRYIFPEDIIYVSKNKENKTVSIYTTNNHYISTYTLQELENKLNTYDFLRVHKSYLINMLYVQELKPYYNGTYNLYLDGYDEQPIPVSRNYVKRLRNKIEL; translated from the coding sequence AGAACATTCGAAATGTAGAATGTTTTGAAGCGAGAACCGGAACAGAATCTTTGCTAATAATGAAAAAACATACACCTGATTTTGTTTTTTTAAATTCGCAACTAGTAGACGGCACTGGTTTTGAATATTCGAGCTTGTTACGAGAAGTGAATTGTTATACAAAATTTATTTTTATTGGTGAGGATATAGAAGAGACAATTACAGCTTTTCGTTTCCAAGCATTTTATTATTTATTGCAACCATTTCGTGAAGAAGATTTACAATTCATTTTATATAAAATGGGGAAAGAAAAAAGTGAGAAAGCAAAGAGCCATTTGCGTAAACTGCCGATAGAAGGTCATGAGGGAATTAGATATATTTTTCCAGAAGATATTATATATGTAAGTAAAAATAAGGAAAATAAAACAGTTTCAATTTATACAACGAATAATCATTATATTTCAACATATACACTTCAGGAATTAGAAAATAAGCTTAATACATACGATTTTTTACGTGTACATAAAAGTTATTTAATTAATATGTTATATGTACAAGAACTTAAACCTTATTATAATGGCACGTATAATTTGTATTTAGACGGGTACGATGAGCAACCGATTCCAGTAAGTCGTAATTATGTAAAACGACTTCGAAATAAAATTGAACTATGA